From one Musa acuminata AAA Group cultivar baxijiao chromosome BXJ2-6, Cavendish_Baxijiao_AAA, whole genome shotgun sequence genomic stretch:
- the LOC135614036 gene encoding peroxidase P7-like — translation MAVSCKTFLTLLLLSLLASAAHGQLSTRFYDRTCPKLRGIVRSVMAQAVFRDRRMGASILRLFFHDCFVNGCDASVLLDDTRTFTGEKNSNGNKNSLRGFEVIDAIKARVEAACNATVSCADILALAARDGVVLLGGPTWLVPLGRRDARTASIFAANANLPLASSSLSDLISLFARKGLDARDLTALSGAHTVGQARCVNFRPRIYGDRNIDPGFAALRKRTCPAFGGDGNLAPLDLQTPVWFDNRYYQNLVARRGLLHSDQELFNGGSQDSLVRLYSSSTSAFFNDFVAAMVKMGNISPLTGWPGEIRLNCRKVN, via the exons ATGGCGGTCTCCTGCAAGACCTTCCtcactctcctcctcctctctctgctGGCTTCCGCTGCGCACGGCCAGCTGTCGACGAGGTTCTACGACCGCACCTGCCCGAAGCTACGAGGAATCGTGCGCAGTGTCATGGCGCAGGCCGTGTTCCGGGACAGGCGAATGGGCGCCTCCATCCTTCGACTATTCTTCCACGACTGCTTCGTCAAC GGTTGCGATGCGTCCGTCCTTCTCGACGACACGCGGACCTTCACCGGCGAGAAGAACTCCAACGGCAACAAGAACTCCCTGAGAGGCTTCGAGGTCATTGATGCCATCAAGGCACGCGTGGAAGCTGCCTGCAACGCGACTGTGTCGTGCGCCGACATCTTAGCCCTCGCAGCTCGTGATGGAGTGGTTTTG CTCGGAGGACCAACATGGTTGGTGCCGCTGGGCCGCAGGGACGCGAGGACGGCGAGCATATTCGCGGCAAACGCCAACCTTCCGTTGGCCTCGTCGAGCCTCTCCGACCTCATCTCTCTCTTCGCCAGGAAAGGCCTCGACGCCCGAGACCTGACCGCTCTCTCCGGCGCGCACACCGTCGGCCAAGCCCGGTGCGTCAACTTCCGCCCGCGCATCTACGGTGACCGGAACATCGACCCCGGCTTCGCGGCTCTCCGCAAGCGGACCTGCCCGGCCTTCGGCGGCGACGGCAACTTGGCGCCGCTGGACCTGCAGACCCCAGTTTGGTTCGACAATAGGTACTACCAGAACCTGGTGGCTCGCCGGGGACTGCTGCACTCCGACCAGGAGCTCTTCAACGGCGGCTCGCAGGACTCGTTGGTGAGGTTGTACAGCTCGAGCACGTCAGCTTTCTTCAACGACTTCGTGGCGGCCATGGTGAAGATGGGGAACATAAGCCCTCTCACAGGGTGGCCAGGGGAGATAAGATTGAACTGTAGGAAGGTGAACTAA
- the LOC103971033 gene encoding large ribosomal subunit protein eL34: MVQRLTYRKRHGYATKSNQTRVVKTPGGKLVYQYTNKRASGPICPVTGKRIQGIPHLRPAEYKRSRLARSQRTVNRAYGGVLAGSAVKERIIRAFLVEEQKIVKKVLKIQKAKEKQASKS; this comes from the exons ATGGTGCAACGCTTGACCTACAGGAAGCGGCATGGCTACGCCACCAAGTCGAATCAGACTAGGGTGGTCAAAACCCCAG GTGGGAAGCTTGTATACCAGTACACGAACAAGAGAGCAAGCGGGCCGATTTGCCCTGTGACCGGCAAGAGAATCCAAGGG ATACCTCACTTAAGACCTGCTGAGTACAAGAGGTCTAGATTGGCCAGAAGCCAGAGGACTGTGAATCGTGCTTATGGTGGCGTGCTAGCCGGAAGTGCTGTGAAGGAAAG GATTATTCGAGCCTTTTTAGTTGAAGAGCAGAAGATTGTGAAGAAGGTTTTGAAGATCCAGAAGGCCAAGGAGAAGCAAGCCTCGAAGAGTTGA
- the LOC135614037 gene encoding peroxidase P7-like gives MASFSNGLLGTIVMLSLMACTAQAQLSSTFYMTTCPNLQAIVASIMTQVVRQEPRMGASLVRLFFHDCFVNGCDASVLLDDTPTMIGEKNAVTNANSLRGYEVIDDIKSRVEAACSSTVSCADILALASRDAVTLLGGPSWTVPLGRRDARTASIAAANASLPPVSDGLTNLVARFAAKGLSLRDLTALCGAHTVGAARCANFRPHVYNDSNVDPGFATLRKRTCPAAGGDDTLVGLDATSPTRFDVSYYRDLMARRGLLHSDQELFNGGPADGLVRLYSTNGEAFNRDFAAAMVKMGSISPLIGSAGEIRLNCRRAN, from the exons ATGGCTTCCTTCTCTAATGGTCTCCTTGGTACTATCGTCATGCTTTCTCTAATGGCGTGCACAGCACAAGCACAGTTGTCATCTACGTTCTACATGACgacatgcccaaatttacaagCAATCGTGGCATCAATCATGACTCAAGTTGTGAGGCAGGAGCCTCGAATGGGTGCCTCCCTTGTTCGTCTCTTCTTCCATGATTGTTTCGTGAAC GGCTGTGATGCGTCCGTCCTCCTCGACGACACACCGACCATGATCGGCGAGAAGAACGCGGTGACCAACGCCAACTCCCTCCGCGGGTACGAAGTCATCGACGACATCAAGTCCCGCGTGGAGGCCGCCTGCAGCTCCACCGTCTCCTGCGCCGACATCCTCGCCCTCGCCTCCCGCGACGCCGTCACCCTG CTTGGAGGGCCGTCATGGACGGTGCCGCTGGGCCGCCGGGACGCGAGGACCGCCAGCATCGCTGCCGCCAACGCCAGCCTCCCCCCGGTCTCTGATGGCCTCACCAACCTCGTCGCCAGGTTCGCCGCCAAGGGTCTCAGCCTACGCGACCTCACCGCGCTCTGCGGCGCGCACACCGTAGGCGCAGCCCGGTGCGCCAACTTCCGCCCCCACGTGTACAACGACTCCAACGTCGACCCGGGCTTCGCCACGCTCAGGAAGAGGACATGCCCGGCCGCGGGCGGCGACGACACTCTGGTTGGACTGGACGCCACGAGTCCCACCCGGTTCGACGTGAGCTACTACCGGGACTTGATGGCGCGGCGGGGGCTGCTTCACTCCGACCAGGAGCTCTTCAACGGCGGCCCGGCGGATGGGCTGGTGAGGTTGTACAGCACGAATGGCGAGGCCTTCAACAGGGACTTCGCGGCGGCCATGGTGAAGATGGGCAGCATCAGCCCGTTGATAGGGTCGGCCGGGGAGATAAGGTTGAACTGCCGGAGGGCCAACTGA